The nucleotide sequence attAGTTGTTGACTAAATGACTTATACTCCAAAGTGAGAAAATACTTTTGGCTCTTATAACGCAATATAAATTTGACCCAATTTGTTCCCATCTTTGATGACTTAATATGACGGTCACTGTGGTCTGAACTGCCTTTCTAATAAACTTTGTATGTGAAGTCTGTTATTAAAATAGCCGTAATGTTACctctatgttaaaaaatatataatattgtagaaaaaagaaaccccataattTGCATCTTAATGGATAACCAACCTGCTTCTGGCTTTTCAATGGTCTCTAGACTTGGTAGAATCTCACCCTTCACATCAGGACCATCCCCAGGCTTATCCACAGTCTTCAGCAGAGCCAGTTCCTGTTGATCAGCTTCCATAGCAggcccttaaaaataaaaaggtcactttttaagaagtaaaaccatGAAATATGAATAAGGAAATAATAGTCATTCCCTCATCATTATGACATAAAAGCCTATATACTCGTATGGTAATAAATATGTTGCATAAGTATCCCAAGAGCATTAGCTTCAGGAGTCTCTtgccagaaaaaaggaaaacaagttgTTCAAACATTACCCTTTCCTTCCTTACTCCAGGCTACCCCCAGAAAACTAAATTGTCCCTTTTGTACTTAGCTGTTATTGTACTTGTGTAGTAAATCAGTGATTTGTTAGGGTCTTTCTGACTAGATTATAAGTTTCAGACAGAAATTAGGTCTCTCTTTGGCACTGAGACTCCAAGCACTTAGTACATTACATGGCATGAGCAGGCACTAATAAATGTTGTGTgggaaaaagtctttaaaaaatgaagatatcaGCAAAACGGCAGGTTTGGTAGTCCCACAATTTCATTCTCCCatagaaacataaaaaagaaGCACTCAGAAACTGGCTGAACAAACTATATAGGAGCTCTGTAATGCACTCAAAGGTTAACGTATGAAAGCCCAATCAAGAAAAAGCCACTTTCTGAAGGCTAGGAACGTTTTCTGACAATTTTACTTGTCTTCACTCCACATTTTCCCCAGAGTAGTAGCAAgaattgtttgaaatatttttctaatgtttCTTTCCTCTTGTTTCCAGTGGGTCATAATGCATGATGTACAAATACAACTCCACCACCCATAGACCCACAAGGACTCTTATTCCCTCTCTTTTCAACTTGAGCCAAAGGTGCTCCTTCACCTTCAATGTCCTGAGCAGATATAGTATCCTGATTCTCAGACGGTGGTTCCTCTAGTTGAGGTGGTTTATCACTGGGCTGCTGAGCCTAGGGGTGTGATTTtgttcacaaattttaaaaatcaataatttatgaatgtatataatacatacatatatttaatcataagtctaaatatattttccaacagtaatacacacacagacacacacacacaatttttttcttaataaaattgtTACTCTTCTCGCAGACACAAACTGTTTTAATCTACACTGAAATGGATGTGTGTAATCCATTATTGACTAGTATAGGACAACAGGTAGGAAACTTAAGAGCACACCCATCCAGGCAAGAACAGAGTTTAATCGTCCTGGGTCAATGTTTTTTTCATGAGATTCCATTATCATTTTTTATCAATAAGGAAGAcaatatgaatgtatatatactagttcaacaacaataaataaattgattctgGTAATGGAAAACATTAAATGTTGAAGCACTCACAACCAGAGGCCCAACAACCTGGGAAGACTCTCTTCTTCCTGCAGATTTGGATCTTCTTCTTACATGCCCACTCATATTTctcactgaaaaagaaatattataatttgAAAACTACACGTAAGAGGATAGCTATATATGAACACTATGACAAAATGCTTATTTGTATTTAATACCAAATAAGCCTTTGTTTATGTGTGTAGCAACAAACAGGCATAGAAATCACTTTAAGACACATGGTAAAAAATGGGGGCTTTCCTAATGAGGTTTCATTTCACAACTGGACTCATCATGAAAACACTAGAGAATTAGAACTTGAGTGAATACTGGTTTTGCCATACCACATTTACTATGCACATGCCTGCAACCCCCAAATAAACTTTTGTGGGAAAGCATAGACAGGTTAATTCTTTTACATAATGCCTGTGGCTGCTTTCTCAAAGAACGACTTGCCCAGTTCTCCCTTGGCACCCTGTTCAGGGCACTACAAATCTCGGTATGCAGTCACAACCCCACAGTGGTCCGACTTCTAGGCCTTTCCTTTACCGTctgccctgcctcctgcctgggGCGCCACTGCAGACACCGGATTCTGTGCTCTGTCGTCAGTTTCAGGGCCACCAGAACAAAGATACCTCAAATAGCACCCCTAAGACTCACCCCTCTTTCATCTGACCCTCTGCCTTCCACCACccaccaccctccctctcccgccACCAGTATGAGAGCCATGGCAGCCACGACACCTATGAGGAGATGGACGATGACCTCGAGGACCTTCCTCCACAGATGCTACAGATCACACCATTCAACTCACAGGAAGCCCACTGGCTTCCCCTCACACTCACCCCTAACTCCAGGGAATACTGCTATGAGTACTGGCTGAGTTTCACTCAGCGAAGACCTCTGCTGGCACAGCAATTGACACAGAAGATGGACGGCAAGGCGCATGCGTGTCAACGGACAAGCTTGAGCCACAAACGACGTTCACAAAAACATGCATGCATAGCAGTGTGCATGCACAGGGAGTAGGTCTTGTGTGGCACAGCCTGAGGATTTCCCACTGCTACAGAGAGACCTGGAAGTTCAAGCCCTCGTAAGGACCAAAATGGACTTCAAAGAACTTTTGTTTTTCCTACCAACCTTTCTTCCATGTCCAGTAACTTTGGGGAAGATCAGCCCCAGGCTGCTCTTAGGGAAGGATGTGCCTTAGAAAAATCCACCgtgatagaaataaatattaaggatTTTAATACCTCTTTTAGACATGCTTTATTCAATAATTTCCTTTACTGCTGCTTGAGTTTTCTGTCATGCTTGCAATGAGCTTGCCCACTCCAATAGAATAGACACAATTAGTCTTTTTTGGTTGCATTATTGTGTATTCAAACCCTTGATTGACCTGGACAAAGTAGAGTTAGGGATTAACCATAATTTCTTCAACCCTCATTTCTCCCACAGATTTGAAATGGCTCTTTCATTGTCGTCCACATTCCCGTTCATTCTGTAATTCACTCCTTtcaattttcttccatttcactCTTTGTCTATACTTGTACCACTACCATCCTATTTTAATGGCTATAGATTAATTATATTTGAAGCACTAATACTCCCTCTCATTACTTCTACTTCCCCTGGATTTTCTAGCACTCTTTTCTTTCCGATGAACATTGTCATCTTATCCAAAATATTCCCATTGAGATACTAACTGGTATTGCATATAACTTACAAGTTTATTTAGGGGAAAATgccatttttaatgatttttatattaacctcatggaacaattttttaaatgaaggatttacaatattacattagtgcCAGGTGTGCAAAgaagtgattcaatatttttatagattatttatgctcatttaaaattattaaaaaataatgtctatattttcctgtgctgtgcaatagaTGTATGCTGCTCACTTATTTTATAAAAGGTAGATTGTCTCTTAATTCCCCACTCTATTtagcccctccccttccctctccttatCGATAACCATTAGTTAGTTCTCTATCTCTCAGTTGTTTCGGTTTcacatatacattcatttctattattttttagattccacatataatggGTATCATGcttatctttctctatctgatttatttcactaagcataatactctctaggtccatccacattgcagcAAATGGCGGtacctcattattttttatgcccaagtaatattccattgtatgtattgagatatactacatcttcttaatccaattgtctgttgattggcacttgagttgcttctatgtctttgctattgtaaataatgtttctaTGAATATTGCGGTGTATGTATACTTccaaattactgttttcatttttcttccagttatatacccagcagtggaattgctagatcatatggtaggtctattttttgttttttgaggaacatccatagtTTTCCAtggcagctgcaccaatttacattccaaccaaagATATACtagggctctcttttctccacatcctcaccaatatctgttatttgtagagtttttgaggATAACCTTTCTGATATGTAtgaggttatatctcattgtggttttgattttcatttctctgagaatTAGCAATGTtgggcattttttcatgtgcctatggtcatttgtatatattcttggggaaaatgtctattcaggtctggcaatttttaatcaagttttttttgttttgatattgagccctATGAGCTGAATAAATATATTGGATATTAAGCCCATATtggttatatcatttgcaaatatagttttcccattcagtagcttGTGTTTTCAGCTTGTTCTTGATTTCCTTTGCAGTgtgaagcttttaagtttaattacgtatcatttatttatttttgcttttgttccttttgccttaggagatatatccaaaaaaaattgcTAACGTTTATGATAAAGAGTGTTCTCCCTaccttttcttctaagaattctaTGGTTgcttgtcttacatttaggcctttaatctgttttgagtttatttttctataggtgtgagaaaatattctaatttcattgtcatagattaattgaccataattgCGTGGGTtaatttctgggttctctattctgttccattgatttatatattgtatttttgatactactatactgttttgatcactgtggctttgtagtatatttggaAATCAGGAAGCTATCTACATCTTGCTCAGTTCTttttgctcaagattgctttggtaattcataaatccatatacattttaggattatttactctagttctgtgaaaaatgccaaggGTATTTTTAATAGTGAgttcattaaatctgtagactgcttctgatagtatggacattttaacattaattcttccagtccatgatgACAGGCTACAAATCCATTTTTTTGCATCATCTTAtttaacatctattttttaatagttttcaaaTTATAGGTTTTTCACTTCCTTGGCTAAGTTTATTCCTCAGTATTATTCCTcaggttgtttccttaatttctctttcatttttaaaattattattctgcttaatttttttaagttttattgaagtatagttgatttacaacgttgtgtgaattccttctgtacagcaaagtgactcggttttatatatatatatatatgtatatatttatgtatgtatataaatgttttcatattcttttccattatagtttgtcACAGgacctatttttttaacttaatgtttgttttatactggagtatcgttgatttacaatgttgcattagtttcaggtatacagcaaggtgattcagtgatacatatatCCCTtagttttaagattattttccctcatgaattattacagaatattaggtagagttccctgtgctatacagtaagaccttattgactatatattatatgcatagtcatgtgtatatgttaatcccaaactcctaatttaaccctgcccccaactttcccctttggtaaccataagtttgatttctaagcctatttatgttttctaaataagttcatttgcttcatttcttttggattccacatgtaagtgatattatatgatatttggcCTTCTCTGtcaacttacttcacttaatatgataatcactaggtccatccatgttattgcaaatgacatta is from Orcinus orca chromosome X, mOrcOrc1.1, whole genome shotgun sequence and encodes:
- the LOC101279679 gene encoding putative G antigen family E member 3, whose product is MSGHVRRRSKSAGRRESSQVVGPLVAQQPSDKPPQLEEPPSENQDTISAQDIEGPAMEADQQELALLKTVDKPGDGPDVKGEILPSLETIEKPEAGEGQPRI